Sequence from the Streptomyces sp. R33 genome:
ATCCAAGCGGTCAGCGAGGGCATCATGAAGCCCGTGCACGACACGTAGATGATCATGTCGATGTCCTTCGCACGCAGCTGCGCGTCCTCCAGCGCCTGCCGCACCACCGCCGGGACCCGTTCCTTGGCCTCGACCTCGTACACCGCGTTGCGCGATTCGAAACCGGGGTGCTTGAGGGTCTCCTCGATGGGGCGCACGATGTGCCGCTTCGCGACGCCGGTGTTGCGGATCAGACGCAGCGCCAGGTCGAGCTGCGGATGGTCCGCGTGCACCGAACGGCACAGATCCAGGGTCTGCTCCATCGTGATCACGTGCTCGGGCACGCACACCGTTGGCCTGCACAGAGTCGCCATGGGTGGCTCTCCTTTCGTGTCTGACACAGCCTCACGGACCTTTGGCCGATGCGCGCGCGGGACTACGGCGTTGGGGACATGAGCCAATCCGGTGACGCTGCGCCGTGGAGGCAGCGGAGCGTGTGACGAGAGGGAAGGGATGGCTGTGCCGATTTCCCGCGGAATCGCGCCTTGGGGGGTGACATCCACGCAGGGAGATGAACCATGACGTCAGACCCGCACACGGCCCTCGATCCGGACACGGACCCGGTCTCGGGCGAACCGGTGCACTGCTGGAACCTGGACGACTTCGAGGCGCTCGACTTCGACCCGTTCCTGCACGACCGCCTGCGGGACAAACGCGCCGCCCGGATCCAGCTGCCGTACGGCCAGGGCAGCGCCTGGCTGATGTCCCGCTACGCCGACGTGAAGGCGGCCACCACCGACCCGCGCTTCAGCAGGCAGGAACTGGTCGGCCGCACGATCACCGCCTCCTCCCCGCACGCCATCGCCTCGCAGCAGGCGTCCATGAACTACGCCGACCCGCCGCGCCTCAACGACATGCGCCGCGTGGTCGCACGGGCCTTCACCGGCAAGAGCATGCAGAAGCTGCGGCCGACCGTGCAGCGGACCGCCGACAGCCTGCTGGACGGCATGGAGCGGCACGGCTCGCCGGCGGACCTGGTCGAGCACCTGCACGGCCCGTTCCCGCTCGCGGCCGTCGCCGACCTGCTGGGGATGCCGCAGGACATGCGCAAGAACATGACCTCGTGGGCGAACGTGATCATGACCCCCGGCCCGGCGCCCGACAAGAGCACCGACGCCCTGAAGACGGTGCGCGAGTGCGTCGTCGCGCTGCTCGCCATGCGGCGGGAGAAGCAGAGCGACGACCTCGCCGGGGTCCTCGCCGCGGCCGCCGACGCCGGTGAGATCACCGATCCGGAGGCCGTCTCCATCGCCACCGCGATCCTGGTGAGCGGTGCGCACGCGGTACGCAACAACAGCGCCAACATGGTCTTCGCCCTGCTCACCCATCCGGAGCACCTCGAACGGCTGCGCAGGGAGCCGGAGCTGATCCCCCAGGCCGTCGACGAGCTGC
This genomic interval carries:
- a CDS encoding cytochrome P450, which translates into the protein MTSDPHTALDPDTDPVSGEPVHCWNLDDFEALDFDPFLHDRLRDKRAARIQLPYGQGSAWLMSRYADVKAATTDPRFSRQELVGRTITASSPHAIASQQASMNYADPPRLNDMRRVVARAFTGKSMQKLRPTVQRTADSLLDGMERHGSPADLVEHLHGPFPLAAVADLLGMPQDMRKNMTSWANVIMTPGPAPDKSTDALKTVRECVVALLAMRREKQSDDLAGVLAAAADAGEITDPEAVSIATAILVSGAHAVRNNSANMVFALLTHPEHLERLRREPELIPQAVDELLRFIPHRSGVGLPRIATRDVDIAGVTVKAGETVYSSYLAANRDPEVFPNPDTLDFDRGPIAHMAFGNGPHHCVGSMLARMESEIIVTTLLDRYPRLALAVPREQIEWQAGALIRGPKTLPVSW